TTGGTGAGATTGCTTTTGAACTTGGATTTTCAGACGAAACACATTTAAGTAAATTTTTCAAAAAGTCTAAAATTATGAATCCTTCCCTTTTTAGAAAAAAAGGTAGAATAAAATAATTAAGATGAATACGTGAGTTTTGATATATTGTTTAATTAATTGAAATAAATTTAATAATGAATACTATAATTATACGCAGTGCTTGCCATAACGATATGGGCAAACTTCTATCTTTTGAGCAAGAATTAATTAATGCAGAAAGGCCATTTGATCCAACATTAAAATTGTCAGATATTAATTATTACGATATTGATAAAATGCTTACTTCAACTGATGTAGAATTGCTTGTTGCAGTATTAGATGGTGAAGTTATCGGTTGTGGTTATGCAAGAATTGAAAATGCTAAAGTTTATGTTAAGTATGCTCAATATGGGTATTTAGGATTTATGTATGTTGATCCCAAATATCGTGGAATGCGAGTAGTACATAAAATAATTGAAAGACTGACGGAATGGACTACTTCTAAAGGAATAACAGAACTTCGTTTAGAAGTGTACGAAGCAAATGAATCAGCAATAAAAGCATATGAAAAGGCAGGTTTCAAAAAGCATTTTGTACAAATGAGAAAGGAAATGTAGTTGTTAGTATTTCTTTTGTGACGCAATTTTAAAATGAATTAAATACTTGTATTTTATAACAAAAGCATTTATTTGTAATTTAAATATTACATATAAATGCTTTTTGCGTTATTATTTTAATACTTTTACTACTAAAAAATAAAACAAGCATGTTAGTAAAAGTATATGGAAGTGCAGTTTTTGGAGTCGAGGCGACGACAATTACTGTTGAATCTGTAATTATATACTAGTAGGTATTAGAATTATTTAAAAAAAATAGTTGTAAGTAATTGATTGAAATATCAATATACTGTAATAATATTACATTTATTTTAACTTTTTCAATTGTTAAAGCGTAAGAAGATTAGTAGATAATTAATAAAAAAAATAATGATAGGTTTAGGAGTGTTAAAATTAGACAACAAAGAATACAGATTATTAGACATTATCTATAATTCAAGCCAACGAGTGGATGTAACGGGTAAGCCGTCGGGAGTTCGAAGTGGTTTGGTTTTTGATTTAAAAATTGAATCTGACAGTGATACGTCTCTTTTGGAATGGGCACTTGGTGATGAGGCAAAAGACGGGATTATTACATTTTACAAACCAGATGGTATTAGTAAATTCAAAGAGATTCAGTTTAAAAAATCATATTGTATCTCTCATAATGAAAAATTTGAAGCGAATGGTACAATGCCAATGCATCAAATTTTGAGGATAGTAGAACCTAGGCAAGAAAACCTAAAAGAACAGATTGTACCGCCCAAAAGAATAGTTAAACAAGAAAAGGCTGAAACCAAAGTAAAAACTATAAAATGCATAACGAAACTGGACAATGGTTCTGCTAATGATGGCAGCGGGACAAAACTCCAAGTGGGAATGCTTTTTGGTAAGACTTACGAATTTAATGTGACTGATTATACCGAAGAAATCCCAGATAACAAATCGACAATAAACTGGATGGTGAGGTATCATAATTTGTCAGAGAATAAATGGATTGAAAAAAAACTTTCTCACGTTGGTGATTCATTAAAATTCACAGTTAATGATAAAGATATGTGTGGACGCTTTGTATTTATCCGAGCTTTTATAATAGACTCAGAAAATGAAGGTGAAATAAAAGTATGGAAACACAATAGATTCAGATGGTTTGATAGTGCAAAAATAAAAGAAGAGGTTCAAGAAAGAAAAGGAAAACCATATTTAGCAAATCAAAATGACACACCTACTTGTGGGATGGCAGCTGTTATTTATTTATTAGCTAAAAAAGATTTTGATAAATATGAAAATTTTGTATTGCAATTACATCAAAAAGGAGTTGCTAAATGTAATGATTATACTTTTGATTTGTCAGAAAAGAGTAATCATTTGTTAGAAATGAATCCTGCTACCAACAAGAAATATCCAACTCATTTAGTTAAGATGTCTTATTGTGATTGGATTACATTTTCGTGTATAAGAGATAAAGAAAATGGTGTTATAAATTATAGTGGTGAAAATGATGAATCATTTGCTGGGTCAACTGTTCCAAGAGAACTTATGAAATTGATGAAAGAAATTCTTGGTTTTAAATCTGTTATGGATAATACTAATGTTGTTTTTAATAAAGGTACATTGCCTTGGGATGGTGAAAATTCATCTTCACAAGAAATTGCTAAAATGCAAGAGCTTTATTTAAAAGGTTATACAGTTATTATGTTAATCAATACGAATATGTTGTATAAGGCAAAATCTAGTTTGATTAGTTCCATTGAACATTGGGTAGTATTTGAAGGTGTTATTGGCGGTACGATAACTTGGGATGAATATGGTTTTAAAGTATTTTCTTGGGGTGAAATTAGAAATGTAATTATTAATCCAGAAGTTTTTAGTAGTAATTTTTATGGTTATGTTTATGGTAAATAAAAAAGCAATTAATAAGTTTATTGGTTTTATTTTAGTAGTTCTTTTTAGTGTAATTTTATTCATTATTACTTATAACCTTATAATGTATTTTATTCCTCCAATCACTCCAGATGGACATCAAGTAATGCCTTTTAAACAATTTTTTTTTAGTGTTTTGATTTCAATTTTTTTATCAATTATTTTTTCAATATTTATTTATAAGAGATTATCAAAATGAATAAGCAATCAAAACTAATGTTTAAAGTACTCATTCAACTATTTTAGTAGTTATTATCTTTGGGTGTTATTGTTGTAATCAAATCGAATTCAATGAAATCTGTCATTGCTTCTTTGAATTCGATTTGATTATTTTTATACTTGTTTATTTCTTCAAGAATTATCTTCAACATTTCATATTATTTACTCTCTAACATATTTTATGAATCTTTCTCTATCTACCAGTCTAATCTCTTGCATAAATAATATAAAAATCGACTAAATTGTAATTTAAATATTACATATAAATGTTTTTTGCGTTATTATTTTAATACTTTTACTACTCAAAAATAAAACAAGCATGTTAGTAAAAGTTTATGGAAGTGCAGTTTTTGGAGTCGAGGCGACGACAATCACTGTTGAGGTTAATATGGATACGGGAATTGGATATCATTTAGTAGGTTTGCCAGATAGTGCTATTAAAGAAAGTTGTTTTAGGATAGCAGCGGCGTTAAAAAACAATGGCTATAAAATGCCGGGTAAAAAAATCATTATAAATATGGCACCCGCTGATTTGCGCAAAGAAGGCTCCGCTTATGATTTAACTTTAGCAATTGGGATATTAGTAGCTTCAGATCAAATAAAAACTACAGAAATAGACAACTACATTATTATGGGAGAACTTTCGCTTGACGGAAGTTTACAGCCTATTACAGGAGCATTACCAATAGCTATAAAAGCGAAGGAAGAAGGATATAAAGGATTTTTTCTGCCAAAGCAAAATGTAAAAGAAGCAGCTATTGTTGCTGGCTTAGATGTTTATGGTGTAGAGAATGTACAAGAAGTAATTGATTTTCTAGAAGGAAAAGGAAACTTAGAAGCAACAATAATCGACACTCGAGCAGAGTTTTATAAAACGTTAGACTTTCCAGAGTTTGATTTCTCGGATGTAAGAGGGCAGGAGAGTATCAAGCGTTGCATGGAGATTGCAGCAGCAGGAGGGCATAATATAATTTTGGTTGGTCCACCGGGAGCTGGAAAAACTATGCTTGCTAAACGTTTGCCAAGTATTTTACCTCCTATGACATTAAAAGAAGCACTTGAAACCACCAAAATCCATAGCGTAGCCGGAAAGCTGAAAGAAGTAGGTTTGATGAATCAAAGGCCTTTTAGATCGCCTCATCACACAATCTCTAATGTAGCCTTAGTCGGAGGAGGAAGTTATCCGCAACCCGGAGAAATATCGATGGCGCATAACGGCGTTTTGTTTTTAGATGAATTACCAGAATTTAAAAGAGATGTATTAGAAGTAATGCGTCAGCCACTGGAAGATAGAGAAGTGACAATTTCGAGAGCAAAGTTCACAGTTACCTATCCATCATCATTTATGCTTGTGGCAAGTATGAATCCTAGTCCAAGCGGTTTCTTTAATGATCCCGATGCACCACAAAAATCATCACCACACGAAATGCATCGGTATTTAAGTAAAATATCAGGGCCATTATTAGATAGAATTGATATTCATATCGAAGTTACGCCAGTTCCTTTTGAAAAATTAGCAGATGATAATAAAGCAGAAAGTAGCGTGCATATTCGAGAACGAGTGACAGCGGGAAGAGAAATTCAGGCAAAGCGATTTGAAGCGCTAGAGAGTATAAACTACAATGCACAAATGAATACAAAGCAAATTCGGGAATATTGTGCGCTCGATGAACAGTCGAAGTTGTTATTAAAAACAGCAATGGAACGACTGAATCTTTCTGCAAGAGCCTATGATAGAATTTTGAAAGTAGCGAGAACTATCGCTGATCTTGATGCAGCTCCAAGTATTATTTCGTCGCACATAGCCGAAGCAATCCAGTATCGTAGTTTAGATCGTGATGGTTGGTTAGGGTAAAATGAGTATAAGCCATAATTAATTTTAACACATAGAAACATAGATTTTGTATTGTGAAAAAGGCGTTTCACTTATTTAAAAAGCACAAAGGTAGCTATGTGAAAGAAATATATTTTTTTTGTATTCTTTCTCAAACATAAAATCTATGTTTCTATGTGTTAAACAAAAAAAGAGCAACTTGTAAAAGTTGCTCTTTAAATATAATTGGAAAAAGGAGTAATTATGCAACTACTTCTTTAGCTTTTTTAACCTCTTTAACTTCTTTAGCCTCTTTACGCTCTAATAAAGCCATATAAAAACCGTCAAATCCAGATTCAGAAGCCAATATTTTGTGGTCTTTTACAAAAGTGAATTCTTTACCGATTTCTGTTTTTAAGAATTTTTCAACTTGCTCTTGATTTTCAGAAGGTAAAATAGAACACGTAGCATAAACTAATTTACCACCTGGTTTTACAATCTTAGAGTAGCTTTCCAAAACTTCAGCTTGAACTTTACGAATGTTATCGATAAACTCAGGCTTCAATTTCCATTTAGCATCAGGGTTTCTTTTTAAAACACCCAAACCACTACAAGGAGCATCGATTAAAACTCTATCTGCTTTTTCATGTAATTTCTTAATTACCTTAGTAGAGTCAATAATACGGTATTCGATATTAAAAGCACCATTACGTTTTGCTCTTAATTTTAATTGCTTCAGTTTACTTTCGTATAAATCCATTGCAATTAACTGCCCTTTGTTTTCCATCAAAGAAGCAATATGCAACGTTTTTCCACCAGCACCAGCACAAGTATCAACTACACGCATTCCAGGTTTTACATCTAGAAAAGCGGCTACACGTTGTGAATTAGCATCCTGAACCTCAAAGAAACCTTGTTTAAAAGCATCCGTTAAGAATACATTCGCTCTTTCTTTAAGAACTAAAGCATCTGGTTGCTCTTTTAAAAATTCAGTTTCAATATTTAAGTCCATTAAGATCGCTCTTAATTTCTCTTTGGTAGTTTTTAGAGTATTTACTCTAAGTATAACTTTAGCAGGTTGGTTTTGAGCAGCAATTTCTGTAGCCCAAAGTTTCTCACCTAATTCTTTAACTCCTAATTCATCCATCCAATCAGGAATAGATTCTTTAATCGCTCTAATTTTAGAAAGCTCGTCAAAACGACCTTTTATTTTTCTTTCCGGAACACCTTCCAGTTGGCGCCAATCAGGAATAGGATATCCTCTTAGTACAGCCCATACCGAAAATATTCTCCAAAGGTTGTCTCTGTCAAAAGGTTCCTTAACTTCTGCAATTTCAGAATATAATCTTTTCCAACGAACTATTTCGTATATCGTTTCTGCGACAAATTTCCTGTCAGAACTTCCCCAACGCTTGTCTTTTTTTAATGCTCTTGCAACCACTTTATCAGCATATTCACCTTCATTGAATATAGCATTTAAAGAATCGATGGTCGTATAAACTAAATTTCTATGTAATCTCATTTTAAATAATTGAGCTGCAAAGGTACTATTAATTGGTTGAAAGTTAAATTTTTAATTTTGAATGTTCTTTTTATATTTTCAACCTAAAAAAAAACACTCTTTTAGGAATTAAAAGAGTGTTTTAAAAATGTATGTTTTGGCTTAATCTACTCTAGTTAAGCCTATGTTTTCTGGAGCATGAAGCACCATTGGGAATTTTTCAATTTTCACAGAACTGCTGTCTAGACCAAAAGCGCGTTCTTCAGAAAGACTTAACTTCTTGATAAAGAAGTACGAGTTCATGATAATATTTTCGTGCCATCTTAAGTCATTATCATTAGATAAGAACTTCTCAGATAGTACAAATTTGAAATCTCCAATGATATTATTTTTATTCAATGACTCGTAACGGCTCGTAATATCTACTTCTCCTTTTTTCACCATATCGCGAATAACCTCTCTAAACATCAAGTTAATTTTGGTAGGCTCTCTAAATCCTAAATTAAAATCAATTCTGTAGATATCGTCTTTAGCGATTTCGGTTACCTTATATTGTGTTTTGTATGGTTCTGTTAAAATATTTACGTGTACAAACCAATAGATGTCAGCTCTTTTTGGACGCTTTTGCAAGATAGAATAAATAACTTTTTCTTCCAGTTCATCAACACGACTAGCATTAGTCATATAAACCAAATGCGTAGCATATTTAGGAATTGATAAATCATCGCTTAATTCCATCAATACCTTTTTATAGTCTTCAATTTTGATAACCTTAGTGTAATTTTTATTGATTCTCTTAGCCAAGTACCAAATCGTCATGATAAGAATAAGAACAGAAGCAATAATTAATGTTACATAACCACCTTCTGCAAACTTAGTGACATTAGCAATTAAGAAACTTATCTCGATAGCCAAGTATATTGTAATTAAAGGAACCATGAAGTATAATTTTACTCGTTTCATAATCAAGTAAAAATTAAGTAAAATAGTAGTCATGATCATACATAAAACAATAGCTAAACCATAGGCATGTTCCATCTTACCAGATTCTTCAAAGTGCAGTACGATACCAACACAACCAAAGAATAATAACCAGTTGATAGAAGGAATGTATAATTGTCCCTTAACTTCAGTAGGGTATTTTATTTTCACTTTTGGCCAGAAGTTCAATCGCATCGCTTCATTTATCAATGTAAATGAACCACTAATAAGCGCTTGAGAAGCGATTACCGCAGCAAGCGTAGCAATCACAATTCCGATAGGCTGAAACCAATTGGGCATAATTAAATAAAATGGATTTCCATTTCCACCTAAGCCTTGTAAAGTTTGTCCTTCATGGTGAATAAGAAAAGCAGCTTGTCCAAAATAGTTTAGTACCAATGCCGATTTGACGAATATCCAGCTAATGCGAATGTTTTTTCTTCCACAGTGCCCCATGTCAGAGTATAAAGCCTCAGCACCTGTTGTACACAAGAATACAAAACCTAATACAAAGAAACCATCAGGATGTATAGAAAGTAAATGATAAGCATAATAAGGATTTATAGCTTTAAAAACTTCAGGGTGATGTACAATTTGAATTACTCCCAGAACACCAAGCATGGTAAACCAGATTAGCATCATTGGAGCAAAAAATTTACCCACAAGCTTCGTTCCGAATTGCTGTATCGTAAATAAAACAAATAAGATTGCTATAACAATAGGAACAGTATTTATACTAGGGTAGTAGGTCCTAATTCCTTCTATCGCCGAAGAAACAGAAATTGGAGGTGTAATAATACCATCCGCAAGTAGAGCACTACCTCCTATAATGGCGGGGACAATTAGCCATTTTATTTTTGTTTTCTTGACCAGAGCGTATAAAGCAAAAATACCGCCTTCGCCATGATTATCAGCGCTTAATGTAATGAGTACGTATTTTATAGTTGTTTGAAGTGTTAATGTCCAAAAAACACACGAAATACCACCTAAAACAATATCAGCATCGATTATATGTTTGCCAAGTATGGCTTTCATTACATATAAAGGGGAGGTTCCTATGTCACCATATATAATTCCCAAAGAGATTAACAAACCTCCTAAAGTTAACTTACTATGTAAGTTCTTGTGTGATGCGCTCATTTAATTTTTTAATTTTATAAAAGTCGCGTCAAATTTACTGTTTTAAAACAAATTAACACCAAATTATGAATAATAAAGATAAAAAAAACACGATGCTAGCATCGTGTTTTTATTTTAATGAGCGAACTATAATAAAATTAGCCTCTTCGATTACCACTTCTTTCAGAAGAGCTATTCTCTCTAGAATTTGAATCACCTCTAGAAGTTGAGTTTGATCTTTGATTGTCAGAACTTTGAGGACTGTATTGTCTAGCTGAACTAGTTCTGTTTTCAGAGTTACCTCTTGCGCTTTCTGTTCTCTGTGACGAGTAATCTCTTGAAGCGCTTCCTCTATTTTGGCTATAATCTCTCGAAGATTCAGTTCTTTGCGTTGGTGCAGTTACAGTTGAGCTAGGTCTATTTTGAGTGTAATCTCTTGTTGTCTCCGTTCTTTGTGATGGAGTATTTACTACACCCGAATTTGACCTGTTTTGATTATAATCTCTTGTAGACTCCGTTCTTTGAGTAGTAGCACGGTTGCTGTAATCCCTTGTCCCCTCAGTTCTTTGAGTAGTTGTACCTGCAGAATTTGTTCTGTTTTGAGAATAATCACGAGTAGTTGGTCTTACTGTAGTGTTGTTATCTCTTGAAGAATTTGTTCTGTTTTGAGAGTAATCTCTATTTGTTGACGCAGATCTATCATAAGTTCTCGTGTTAGTGTAAGAATTGTTTCTAGAGTTTGTTTCTCTATTGGCAATACGTCTTTGATCTAATTCATATCTGTTGTTTACATTGTTATTACGTTGACTGAATCCGTAGTTAGGATTGCGTCTTTCATATCCATAAGAACGATTTGAATTGTATATCACAACTGCAGCGCTACTTCTTCTATGGTTTACATAGTTGTAATGGTTGTTTACGTTAATACAAATATTAATATTGCTTCTGTATCTGTATATTGGGTAAGGTCTCCATGCAGTGTAATAAGTTGGATAGTAATTCCATCTCCAGCTTGAATAATAAGGACGGTAATTAGTTACCCAAAACGAGGTGTAAATTACAGGAGTAACAGTGTAAACAGGCTCATAGATGTAATTGTTACCATAAATAAAGTCGTTTCCAACAACCTGAATGTGGACTTTGTTAAAAGAGTCTCTCTCTAAATCAATTGTTGCTATATCTTGATAGATATCTTGGTCAAGAACAGCTTGAATTATTACAACGTGGGTTCTGTTTTCAACTTTCTCGATAACACGTAAATAATCGACTTGGTTATCATTGTTTAAGTCAAGGTTAGATATTTGATATTTTGGCTCGTTTAATCTTCTTTCAAAATCTTGAAGGTTAGAAGATTCGCCAAAAATAGAAGCTACAGCTCTTAAATCTAAATTATCACTAATATCAGAATTTTTAGCATATACAGTAGCTCCAGCTTGAGCTTGCATTGTAGCAAACCCTAAAGTTAGTAGGCCTATTAAAAGTAATTTAGTTTTCATGACGTATCGTATTATGTTTGTTATTTCGAATTATCCAATTACTGTGCCATAAAAAATAGTAAGCATTTTGATTTCATAGAAATAATTGTATTTTAGCATAAAATATTTAAAAATATGATGAAGAAATTGGCTCTCTTTTTAAGCTTTTATAGTTTGGTTATGCATTGTCAGACAGTTGATTATAAAGGAGTTGATAAAGGGTTTAGGTCGGTAGTTATCGATACGTTATTTAAAGATAAAATAAGTATTAGAGCGATCGCAATCGATAAAAATAAAGTTTGGTTTGGAGCTGATGATTCACGATTTGGATATTATGATTTAAAGGATAAAGAAAAATATGTAGAGCGTATTTATAGAGATACTTTAAAACTAGAGTTTAGAAGTATAGCGCAAACTTCAAAAAATATTTTTGTACTAAGTATAGCAAATCCTGCATTGCTTTATCAAGTGTCTAAAAAAACCAAAATAACTAAATTGGTTTATAAAGAAGTTAATGATAAAGTGTTCTACGATAGTATGCAATTTTGGAATGATAAAGAAGGAATAGCAGTAGGAGATCCTACCGAAGACAGTTTTTCGATATTAATAACGCGTGACGGAGGTAATACATGGACAAAATTATTAGCAGACCAATTGCCTACTACGGCCAAAGGAGAAGGTGCATTTGCAGCAAGTAATACGAATGTTATTATAAATGGGAAATATACTTGGTTGGTATCTGGAGGAAAAAAAGCAAGAGTTTTTTATTCAAGCGACAAAGGGAGAACCTGGAAAGTAGCAGAAACTCCTATTGTACAAGGAAAAACAATGACTGGGATTTTTACAGCCGATTTTTATGATTCAAAAAACGGATTTATTGCTGGGGGTGATTATGAAATTCCAGAGCAAAATTTTGATAATAAAGCAATTACTAAAGATGGAGGGAAAACATGGGAGTTAATTGCTCAGAATACAGGTTTTGGATATGCTTCTT
The nucleotide sequence above comes from Flavobacterium branchiarum. Encoded proteins:
- a CDS encoding GNAT family N-acetyltransferase, which encodes MGKLLSFEQELINAERPFDPTLKLSDINYYDIDKMLTSTDVELLVAVLDGEVIGCGYARIENAKVYVKYAQYGYLGFMYVDPKYRGMRVVHKIIERLTEWTTSKGITELRLEVYEANESAIKAYEKAGFKKHFVQMRKEM
- the tssD gene encoding type VI secretion system tube protein TssD; this encodes MIGLGVLKLDNKEYRLLDIIYNSSQRVDVTGKPSGVRSGLVFDLKIESDSDTSLLEWALGDEAKDGIITFYKPDGISKFKEIQFKKSYCISHNEKFEANGTMPMHQILRIVEPRQENLKEQIVPPKRIVKQEKAETKVKTIKCITKLDNGSANDGSGTKLQVGMLFGKTYEFNVTDYTEEIPDNKSTINWMVRYHNLSENKWIEKKLSHVGDSLKFTVNDKDMCGRFVFIRAFIIDSENEGEIKVWKHNRFRWFDSAKIKEEVQERKGKPYLANQNDTPTCGMAAVIYLLAKKDFDKYENFVLQLHQKGVAKCNDYTFDLSEKSNHLLEMNPATNKKYPTHLVKMSYCDWITFSCIRDKENGVINYSGENDESFAGSTVPRELMKLMKEILGFKSVMDNTNVVFNKGTLPWDGENSSSQEIAKMQELYLKGYTVIMLINTNMLYKAKSSLISSIEHWVVFEGVIGGTITWDEYGFKVFSWGEIRNVIINPEVFSSNFYGYVYGK
- a CDS encoding YifB family Mg chelatase-like AAA ATPase; protein product: MLVKVYGSAVFGVEATTITVEVNMDTGIGYHLVGLPDSAIKESCFRIAAALKNNGYKMPGKKIIINMAPADLRKEGSAYDLTLAIGILVASDQIKTTEIDNYIIMGELSLDGSLQPITGALPIAIKAKEEGYKGFFLPKQNVKEAAIVAGLDVYGVENVQEVIDFLEGKGNLEATIIDTRAEFYKTLDFPEFDFSDVRGQESIKRCMEIAAAGGHNIILVGPPGAGKTMLAKRLPSILPPMTLKEALETTKIHSVAGKLKEVGLMNQRPFRSPHHTISNVALVGGGSYPQPGEISMAHNGVLFLDELPEFKRDVLEVMRQPLEDREVTISRAKFTVTYPSSFMLVASMNPSPSGFFNDPDAPQKSSPHEMHRYLSKISGPLLDRIDIHIEVTPVPFEKLADDNKAESSVHIRERVTAGREIQAKRFEALESINYNAQMNTKQIREYCALDEQSKLLLKTAMERLNLSARAYDRILKVARTIADLDAAPSIISSHIAEAIQYRSLDRDGWLG
- a CDS encoding RsmB/NOP family class I SAM-dependent RNA methyltransferase; its protein translation is MRLHRNLVYTTIDSLNAIFNEGEYADKVVARALKKDKRWGSSDRKFVAETIYEIVRWKRLYSEIAEVKEPFDRDNLWRIFSVWAVLRGYPIPDWRQLEGVPERKIKGRFDELSKIRAIKESIPDWMDELGVKELGEKLWATEIAAQNQPAKVILRVNTLKTTKEKLRAILMDLNIETEFLKEQPDALVLKERANVFLTDAFKQGFFEVQDANSQRVAAFLDVKPGMRVVDTCAGAGGKTLHIASLMENKGQLIAMDLYESKLKQLKLRAKRNGAFNIEYRIIDSTKVIKKLHEKADRVLIDAPCSGLGVLKRNPDAKWKLKPEFIDNIRKVQAEVLESYSKIVKPGGKLVYATCSILPSENQEQVEKFLKTEIGKEFTFVKDHKILASESGFDGFYMALLERKEAKEVKEVKKAKEVVA
- a CDS encoding KUP/HAK/KT family potassium transporter; this translates as MSASHKNLHSKLTLGGLLISLGIIYGDIGTSPLYVMKAILGKHIIDADIVLGGISCVFWTLTLQTTIKYVLITLSADNHGEGGIFALYALVKKTKIKWLIVPAIIGGSALLADGIITPPISVSSAIEGIRTYYPSINTVPIVIAILFVLFTIQQFGTKLVGKFFAPMMLIWFTMLGVLGVIQIVHHPEVFKAINPYYAYHLLSIHPDGFFVLGFVFLCTTGAEALYSDMGHCGRKNIRISWIFVKSALVLNYFGQAAFLIHHEGQTLQGLGGNGNPFYLIMPNWFQPIGIVIATLAAVIASQALISGSFTLINEAMRLNFWPKVKIKYPTEVKGQLYIPSINWLLFFGCVGIVLHFEESGKMEHAYGLAIVLCMIMTTILLNFYLIMKRVKLYFMVPLITIYLAIEISFLIANVTKFAEGGYVTLIIASVLILIMTIWYLAKRINKNYTKVIKIEDYKKVLMELSDDLSIPKYATHLVYMTNASRVDELEEKVIYSILQKRPKRADIYWFVHVNILTEPYKTQYKVTEIAKDDIYRIDFNLGFREPTKINLMFREVIRDMVKKGEVDITSRYESLNKNNIIGDFKFVLSEKFLSNDNDLRWHENIIMNSYFFIKKLSLSEERAFGLDSSSVKIEKFPMVLHAPENIGLTRVD
- a CDS encoding oxidoreductase — encoded protein: MKKLALFLSFYSLVMHCQTVDYKGVDKGFRSVVIDTLFKDKISIRAIAIDKNKVWFGADDSRFGYYDLKDKEKYVERIYRDTLKLEFRSIAQTSKNIFVLSIANPALLYQVSKKTKITKLVYKEVNDKVFYDSMQFWNDKEGIAVGDPTEDSFSILITRDGGNTWTKLLADQLPTTAKGEGAFAASNTNVIINGKYTWLVSGGKKARVFYSSDKGRTWKVAETPIVQGKTMTGIFTADFYDSKNGFIAGGDYEIPEQNFDNKAITKDGGKTWELIAQNTGFGYASCVQYVPKSKGKELVVIGALGLHYSADGGNTWKQLSTDPSLFTIRFIDSNTAIAAGYNKMVKISFKK